The Chromatiales bacterium DNA segment GAAAAACGCATCGGGCTACCCGTCAGTCCGAAACCACGAGATTGACCAGTTTGCCCGGAACGACCACGGCTTTGCGAATCGAGCGGCCCGCGGTGAAGCGGCGTACGTCCGGATGCGCCCGGGCGATGGCCTCGAGTTCGGACTGGTCGGCGTCCGACGGGGCCTCGGTCTCGCCGCGCTTCTTGCCGTTGACCATCAGCACGATCCGCTTCGTGTCGCGCACCAGGGCGCGCGGATCGACCTCCGGCCAGCCGGCATCCAGCACCTCGTCGCCGTAGCCGAGTTCGCGCCACAGCTCGTGTGCAACGTGCGGCGCGATCGGCGCCAGCAGGCGCAGCACGACGCCCATGCCCTCGACCAGGGTCGCCTCGTCGGCGGGTTGGTCGCCGAGTTTGTAGAGCGTGTTGACGATGGTCATGCAGGTCGACACGACCGTGTTGAACTGGTTGCGCTCGTAGTCGAAGTTCGCCTTTTTCAGCGCGCTGTGAATCTCGAAGCGCGCATCGGCATTGGCGCCGTTCGCCGCCGCAGGCCGGCCGTAGAACGCCGTGCGACGCTCGGCGGCCAGCGCCCACAGGCGTTTCAGAAACCGGTGCGCACCCTCGACGCCGGCATCGCTCCACTCCAGCGTCTGCTCCGGCGGCGCGGTGAACATCATGTACAGGCGCACGGTATCGGCGCCGTAGCGCTCGACCAGCGACTGCGGATCGATGCCGTTGCGCTTGGATTTCGACATGGTGCCGATGCCGTCGTAATCGACCGGCCGGCCGTCGGCCTTGCTGGTCGCGGCGGTGACGTTGCCGGCCGCATCGCGCGTGAGTTCGACCTCGTCCGGCGCGAAATACACCACGCCGCCCTTCTCGGTGCGACGCTTGAAGATGTGGTTGAGCACCATGCCCTGGGTCAGCAGGCGCACAAACGGCTCGTCGTATTCGACCAGCCCGGTGTCGCGCATGACGCGGCTCCAGAAGCGCGAATACAGCAGGTGCAGGATCGCGTGTTCGATGCCGCCGATGTACTGGTCGACCGGCATCCAATACCGGGCGCCGGCGTCCACGGGCGCGGCGTCCGCCTTCGGGCTGCAATAGCGCGCGTAGTACCAGGACGAATCCACGAAGGTGTCCATGGTGTCGGTCTCGCGCCGTGCCGGCGCGCCGCACTTCGGGCATTCGGTGTTGATGAAGTCCTCGCGCGTGCGCAGCGGATTGCCGCTGCCGTCAGGCACGCAGTCCTCGGGCAGCACGACCGGCAGCTCGCTGCCCGGCACCGGCACCACGCCGCAGGTCTCGCAGTGCACCAGCGGGATCGGGCAACCCCAGTAACGCTGCCGCGAGATGCCCCAGTCACGCAGCCGGTACTGCCGCTGTCGGTCGCCGAGACCGTGACCGGCGAGGCTCGCCGCGATGGCATCGACGGCGGCTGCGTAATCGAGCCCGTCGTACGCGCCGGAGTTCACGCAGCGACCGCGCGTCTTGTCCGCGTACCAGTCCTGCCAGGCCTCGGTCGAGAACGTCTCGCCGTCCACCGCGATGACCTGCTGGATCGGCAGGCCATAGCGCTGCGCGAAATGAAAGTCGCGCTCGTCGTGCGCGGGCACGGCCATGACCGCCCCTTCGCCGTAACCCATGAGCACGTAGTTACCGACCCACACGGGAACCTCGGCACCGGTCAGCGGATGGGTCACGGAGATGCCCGTGGGCATGCCCTTTTTCTCGATCGTCGCGAGATCGGCCTCCATGACTGAACCGTGCCGGCACTCGGCGATGAAGGCGGCGAGTTGCGGATTGTCGCGCGCCGCGCGCTCGGCGAGCGGGTGTTCGGCCGCGACCGCGCAGAAGGTCACGCCCATGATGGTGTCGGCGCGGGTCGTGAACACCCACAGCTGGCCGGGCTCGCCATCCAGCTCATAGGGGAACGCGAAGCGCACGCCCTCGCTGCGGCCGATCCAGTTCGCCTGCATCGCGCGCACGCGCTCGGGCCATTCCGGCAGCTGCTCGAGCCCGTCGAGCAGTTCGTCCGCATAGCGCGTGATCGCGAGGTAGTACATCGGGATCTCGCGCTTTTCGACCGGCGCGCCGGTGCGCCAGCCGCGGCCGTCGATGACCTGCTCGTTCGCGAGCACGGTCTGGTCGACCGGGTCCCAGTTCACGACACCGGTCTTCTGATAGGCGATGCCGCTTTCGAGCATGCGCAGGAACAGCCACTGGTTCCAGTGATAGTAGTCGGGCTGGCAGGTCGCGAGTTCGCGCGACCAGTCGATGCCGAAACCGAGCGCGCGCAACTGGCCGCGCATGTAGTCGATGTTGTCCCAGGTCCATTTCGCGGGCGGCACGCCGTTGGCGATGGCGGCGTTTTCGGCCGGCAGCCCGAAGGCATCCCAGCCCATCGGCTGCAGGACGTTCTTGCCGAGCATGCGCTGGCGGCGCGTGATCACGTCGCCAATGGTGTAGTTGCGCACATGGCCCATGTGCAGCCGTCCGCTCGGGTACGGGAACATGGACAGGCAGTAGAACTTCTCCCGGTCCGGGTCCTCGCTGGCGCGGAAGCGGCCCTGTTCATCCCAGTGACGTTGCGCATCGGCCTCGATGCGCGCGGGGTCGTAGATCGGCTCCATGGGGGATTGTTCTGGATCGGCGCGGCGCTGAAAGGCCGCGAAGCTTACCGCAAATGACCCGCCGCCTGCCGTATCGCGCGGGCCTGAACGACCCGGCGCGAACGCCGAAATCCGCGATTTCCTTGACCCCGACGTGCGTGGCACGCGGCCGCTTGATCTATGATCGGGACCAGTCGCCCCGGGAGGTCCACATGAGCGAGAACGAACCGCAGCACCACGAGCGCATGAAACGCCTGACCGACGCCTACGAGCGCATGCTCGAACACGTCTCCAGCGCGATCGACAAGGCCGGGCACGAGACCCTGCCCACACTCAAGCGCCTGCTGGCCGATGCGCGCGAGGCCGCGGTCGAGTTCGGCGAGATCACCCGCGAGGAGGCCGAGAAGGTCTCGCACTGGGTACACCGGGACGTGGAACACGCCGCGGAGTTCCAGCAGCGCACCGGCAACGAACTGCGCGACTGGCTGCGCTTCGACATCGAGCAGGTCGAGGCGCGGTTCATGGACTGGTTCGCGCTGGCGACCGACACCAGCCGTGTGGTGCTGGGCCAGTGGGCCGAACGCGCGAGCCACTATCACACCGGCGAGATCACCGGCCCCGGTCGACTGACCTGCGAGAACTGCGGTGCGCATGTCACGCTGCGTGCAGCCGGTCCGGTGCCGCATTGCCCGCAATGCGACGGTACGGAGTTCCAGCGCGAGGAGCCTTAGCAGCCTATTGAAAAAGGTCCATCCACGGCCTTATCAACGTCG contains these protein-coding regions:
- a CDS encoding zinc ribbon-containing protein, translated to MSENEPQHHERMKRLTDAYERMLEHVSSAIDKAGHETLPTLKRLLADAREAAVEFGEITREEAEKVSHWVHRDVEHAAEFQQRTGNELRDWLRFDIEQVEARFMDWFALATDTSRVVLGQWAERASHYHTGEITGPGRLTCENCGAHVTLRAAGPVPHCPQCDGTEFQREEP
- a CDS encoding leucine--tRNA ligase → MEPIYDPARIEADAQRHWDEQGRFRASEDPDREKFYCLSMFPYPSGRLHMGHVRNYTIGDVITRRQRMLGKNVLQPMGWDAFGLPAENAAIANGVPPAKWTWDNIDYMRGQLRALGFGIDWSRELATCQPDYYHWNQWLFLRMLESGIAYQKTGVVNWDPVDQTVLANEQVIDGRGWRTGAPVEKREIPMYYLAITRYADELLDGLEQLPEWPERVRAMQANWIGRSEGVRFAFPYELDGEPGQLWVFTTRADTIMGVTFCAVAAEHPLAERAARDNPQLAAFIAECRHGSVMEADLATIEKKGMPTGISVTHPLTGAEVPVWVGNYVLMGYGEGAVMAVPAHDERDFHFAQRYGLPIQQVIAVDGETFSTEAWQDWYADKTRGRCVNSGAYDGLDYAAAVDAIAASLAGHGLGDRQRQYRLRDWGISRQRYWGCPIPLVHCETCGVVPVPGSELPVVLPEDCVPDGSGNPLRTREDFINTECPKCGAPARRETDTMDTFVDSSWYYARYCSPKADAAPVDAGARYWMPVDQYIGGIEHAILHLLYSRFWSRVMRDTGLVEYDEPFVRLLTQGMVLNHIFKRRTEKGGVVYFAPDEVELTRDAAGNVTAATSKADGRPVDYDGIGTMSKSKRNGIDPQSLVERYGADTVRLYMMFTAPPEQTLEWSDAGVEGAHRFLKRLWALAAERRTAFYGRPAAANGANADARFEIHSALKKANFDYERNQFNTVVSTCMTIVNTLYKLGDQPADEATLVEGMGVVLRLLAPIAPHVAHELWRELGYGDEVLDAGWPEVDPRALVRDTKRIVLMVNGKKRGETEAPSDADQSELEAIARAHPDVRRFTAGRSIRKAVVVPGKLVNLVVSD